Proteins from one Diorhabda carinulata isolate Delta chromosome 10, icDioCari1.1, whole genome shotgun sequence genomic window:
- the LOC130898521 gene encoding protein lin-54 homolog isoform X2, which translates to MSFSDKGNGEDTESMETMNVENANLDNSLSSLISNDIQNLSELSQELTLTTDMETEEQEIVVENQEIVGHEEEVEMEEVVTEDVEVSLDISNKSDDQIFDNRTTKMTVVPPLRPLTIAPKPTKMPLTVKSVGGQPLLLLQGTGANQAIKLVASPGQEINFANLISRPVTLKPTFKTISSQNSNISLIQQKPVLMKKVLTTSQKNVTKPLTAITKPAQHFMVVQKADQQQINVLQTPTKTLTLQQAQEMGLLTNAKITQPSQSSGKQTVLLTKNPQKSIKIIPQVSSQQIITTGVGTKTVTLNQLKVPTKILPAGSNSTNKSTQRIIFKSASGNQTILPQAQILQVSAAQTLNTGQLHQINIPGRGMQYIKFITTNTSDSNTTTTTGTTIKTTPVVTPTNIVLSEVKPVSPLNRIIPKIHPKDKLPISPISKPLNTTPLMVIPAHIPVTQQVPVSKVTVPPAAPPPKNTPTLKTNAVSENTSPVSTKEEVDANGMRPRKPCNCNKSQCLKLYCDCFANGEFCYMCNCMNCYNNLENEEHRNRAIKACLERNPNAFRPKIGKAKDVAGDISIRKHTKGCNCKRSGCLKNYCECYEAKIACSNNCKCIGCRNIEDSVERKNIRHVNEKSTNTPVYTETLNANNNKIGQIRPRRTSSSRKQTINFITDDVIEATCQCLLTISDNADENVQDEEMTKHLIIEEFGRCLTEIIDCSSNRSIS; encoded by the exons aacAGGAAATAGTGgtagaaaatcaagaaatagTGGGACATGAAGAAGAAGTAGAAATGGAAGAAGTAGTGACTGAAGATGTCGAAGTTAGTTTAGATATATCCAATAAATCAGATGATCAGATATTTGACAATAGAACCACTAAAATGACTGTGGTACCTCCATTAAGACCATTAACTATTGCTCCAAAACCAACGAAAATGCCTCTTACCGTCAAGTCTGTTGGGGGTCAACCGTTACTACTATTGCAGG gaacTGGGGCGAATCAAGCAATCAAATTGGTAGCATCTCCAGGACAAGAAATCAATTTCGCCAATCTAATTTCTCGACCTGTAACTTTGAAACCCACATTCAAAACAATCTCTTCACAAAACAGCAATATTTCCCTTATTCAACAAAAACCAGTACTGATGAAAAAAGTACTGACGACTTCACAAAAAAACGTTACAAAACCTTTAACAGCAATAACAAAACCAGCTCAGCATTTCATGGTAGTACAAAAAGCCGATCAACAACAAATTAATGTATTGCAAACGCCTACCAAAACATTGACGTTACAGCAAGCGCAAGAAATGGGGTTGTTAACGAATGCTAAAATAACTCAACCCAGCCAATCGAGTGGAAAACAAACGGTTTTGCTAACAAAAAATCCTCAAAAGTCCATTAAAATCATACCACAAGTTAGTTCTCAACAAATTATTACAACAGGAGTCGGTACAAAAACTGTAACTTTGAATCAGTTAAAAGTACCGACCAAAATATTGCCGGCTGGTTCGAACTCTACTAATAAAAGTACACAAAGAATCATATTTAAATCTGCATCGGGAAATCAGACTATTTTACCGCAAGCACAAATTTTACAGGTGTCTGCTGCTCAAACTTTAAATACAGGACAATTGCATCAAATCAACATACCCGGTAGAGGG ATGcagtatattaaatttattacgaCAAATACATCCGATTCCAATACCACTACTACCACTGGAACTACAATCAAAACAACACCAGTAGTAACACCAACCAATATTGTTTTATCTGAAGTTAAG CCAGTATCGCCGTTAAACAGAATCATCCCAAAAATCCACCCCAAAGACAAACTTCCAATTTCTCCTATAAGTAAGCCTTTAAATACCACTCCTTTAATGGTTATTCCCGCTCACATTCCCGTTACTCAACAGGTTCCAGTTTCCAAGGTTACTGTTCCACCTGCAGCACCGCCTCCGAAAAATACACCAACCCTGAAGACAAATGCTGTATCTGAAAATACCTCACCGGTTTCAACGAAAGAAGAAGTCGATGCTAATGGCATGAGACCGAGAAAACCTTGCAACTGTAATAAATCACAGTGCTTAAAATTATATTGTGATTGTTTTGCAAATGGTGAGTTTTGTTACATGTGCAACTGTATGAACTGTTATaacaatttggaaaatgaagaaCATAGGAATAg agcAATTAAAGCTTGCCTTGAAAGAAATCCCAACGCGTTTAGGCCGAAAATTGGAAAGGCAAAAGATGTAGCAGGAGATATTTCAATAAGGAAACACACGAAAGGTTGCAATTGCAAGAGATCaggttgtttgaaaaattattgtgaatgtTACGAG GCAAAAATCGCTTGTTCGAATAACTGCAAATGCATTGGTTGTCGAAACATCGAAGATTCCGTCGAAAGGAAAAATATTAGACATGTTAATGAGAAATCTACCAATACTCCTGTATATACTGAAACCCTTAATgctaataataacaaaattggtcAAATTCGACCTAGACGAACCTCCAGCTCGAG aaaacaaaccatcaattttatAACAGACGACGTTATAGAAGCCACCTGTCAGTGTTTGCTAACAATATCTGACAATGCCGACGAAAATGTACAAGACGAAGAAATGACTAAACACCTCATTATAGAAGAATTCGGAAGATGTCTTACAGAAATAATCGACTGTTCATCGAATCGTAGTAtaagttaa
- the LOC130898521 gene encoding protein lin-54 homolog isoform X3: MKFDLFTEQEIVVENQEIVGHEEEVEMEEVVTEDVEVSLDISNKSDDQIFDNRTTKMTVVPPLRPLTIAPKPTKMPLTVKSVGGQPLLLLQGTGANQAIKLVASPGQEINFANLISRPVTLKPTFKTISSQNSNISLIQQKPVLMKKVLTTSQKNVTKPLTAITKPAQHFMVVQKADQQQINVLQTPTKTLTLQQAQEMGLLTNAKITQPSQSSGKQTVLLTKNPQKSIKIIPQVSSQQIITTGVGTKTVTLNQLKVPTKILPAGSNSTNKSTQRIIFKSASGNQTILPQAQILQVSAAQTLNTGQLHQINIPGRGMQYIKFITTNTSDSNTTTTTGTTIKTTPVVTPTNIVLSEVKPVSPLNRIIPKIHPKDKLPISPISKPLNTTPLMVIPAHIPVTQQVPVSKVTVPPAAPPPKNTPTLKTNAVSENTSPVSTKEEVDANGMRPRKPCNCNKSQCLKLYCDCFANGEFCYMCNCMNCYNNLENEEHRNRAIKACLERNPNAFRPKIGKAKDVAGDISIRKHTKGCNCKRSGCLKNYCECYEKQSFLYVDPSYSIIKTVDDPYHVSNTLKIGLAKIACSNNCKCIGCRNIEDSVERKNIRHVNEKSTNTPVYTETLNANNNKIGQIRPRRTSSSRKQTINFITDDVIEATCQCLLTISDNADENVQDEEMTKHLIIEEFGRCLTEIIDCSSNRSIS, translated from the exons atgaaatttgacTTGTTTACag aacAGGAAATAGTGgtagaaaatcaagaaatagTGGGACATGAAGAAGAAGTAGAAATGGAAGAAGTAGTGACTGAAGATGTCGAAGTTAGTTTAGATATATCCAATAAATCAGATGATCAGATATTTGACAATAGAACCACTAAAATGACTGTGGTACCTCCATTAAGACCATTAACTATTGCTCCAAAACCAACGAAAATGCCTCTTACCGTCAAGTCTGTTGGGGGTCAACCGTTACTACTATTGCAGG gaacTGGGGCGAATCAAGCAATCAAATTGGTAGCATCTCCAGGACAAGAAATCAATTTCGCCAATCTAATTTCTCGACCTGTAACTTTGAAACCCACATTCAAAACAATCTCTTCACAAAACAGCAATATTTCCCTTATTCAACAAAAACCAGTACTGATGAAAAAAGTACTGACGACTTCACAAAAAAACGTTACAAAACCTTTAACAGCAATAACAAAACCAGCTCAGCATTTCATGGTAGTACAAAAAGCCGATCAACAACAAATTAATGTATTGCAAACGCCTACCAAAACATTGACGTTACAGCAAGCGCAAGAAATGGGGTTGTTAACGAATGCTAAAATAACTCAACCCAGCCAATCGAGTGGAAAACAAACGGTTTTGCTAACAAAAAATCCTCAAAAGTCCATTAAAATCATACCACAAGTTAGTTCTCAACAAATTATTACAACAGGAGTCGGTACAAAAACTGTAACTTTGAATCAGTTAAAAGTACCGACCAAAATATTGCCGGCTGGTTCGAACTCTACTAATAAAAGTACACAAAGAATCATATTTAAATCTGCATCGGGAAATCAGACTATTTTACCGCAAGCACAAATTTTACAGGTGTCTGCTGCTCAAACTTTAAATACAGGACAATTGCATCAAATCAACATACCCGGTAGAGGG ATGcagtatattaaatttattacgaCAAATACATCCGATTCCAATACCACTACTACCACTGGAACTACAATCAAAACAACACCAGTAGTAACACCAACCAATATTGTTTTATCTGAAGTTAAG CCAGTATCGCCGTTAAACAGAATCATCCCAAAAATCCACCCCAAAGACAAACTTCCAATTTCTCCTATAAGTAAGCCTTTAAATACCACTCCTTTAATGGTTATTCCCGCTCACATTCCCGTTACTCAACAGGTTCCAGTTTCCAAGGTTACTGTTCCACCTGCAGCACCGCCTCCGAAAAATACACCAACCCTGAAGACAAATGCTGTATCTGAAAATACCTCACCGGTTTCAACGAAAGAAGAAGTCGATGCTAATGGCATGAGACCGAGAAAACCTTGCAACTGTAATAAATCACAGTGCTTAAAATTATATTGTGATTGTTTTGCAAATGGTGAGTTTTGTTACATGTGCAACTGTATGAACTGTTATaacaatttggaaaatgaagaaCATAGGAATAg agcAATTAAAGCTTGCCTTGAAAGAAATCCCAACGCGTTTAGGCCGAAAATTGGAAAGGCAAAAGATGTAGCAGGAGATATTTCAATAAGGAAACACACGAAAGGTTGCAATTGCAAGAGATCaggttgtttgaaaaattattgtgaatgtTACGAG AAACAAAGTTTCTTATATGTAGATCCCAGTTATAGTATAATCAAAACCGTAGATGATCCCTATCATGTTTCCAATACCCTAAAGATTGGTCTA GCAAAAATCGCTTGTTCGAATAACTGCAAATGCATTGGTTGTCGAAACATCGAAGATTCCGTCGAAAGGAAAAATATTAGACATGTTAATGAGAAATCTACCAATACTCCTGTATATACTGAAACCCTTAATgctaataataacaaaattggtcAAATTCGACCTAGACGAACCTCCAGCTCGAG aaaacaaaccatcaattttatAACAGACGACGTTATAGAAGCCACCTGTCAGTGTTTGCTAACAATATCTGACAATGCCGACGAAAATGTACAAGACGAAGAAATGACTAAACACCTCATTATAGAAGAATTCGGAAGATGTCTTACAGAAATAATCGACTGTTCATCGAATCGTAGTAtaagttaa
- the LOC130898521 gene encoding protein lin-54 homolog isoform X4, with the protein MKFDLFTEQEIVVENQEIVGHEEEVEMEEVVTEDVEVSLDISNKSDDQIFDNRTTKMTVVPPLRPLTIAPKPTKMPLTVKSVGGQPLLLLQGTGANQAIKLVASPGQEINFANLISRPVTLKPTFKTISSQNSNISLIQQKPVLMKKVLTTSQKNVTKPLTAITKPAQHFMVVQKADQQQINVLQTPTKTLTLQQAQEMGLLTNAKITQPSQSSGKQTVLLTKNPQKSIKIIPQVSSQQIITTGVGTKTVTLNQLKVPTKILPAGSNSTNKSTQRIIFKSASGNQTILPQAQILQVSAAQTLNTGQLHQINIPGRGMQYIKFITTNTSDSNTTTTTGTTIKTTPVVTPTNIVLSEVKPVSPLNRIIPKIHPKDKLPISPISKPLNTTPLMVIPAHIPVTQQVPVSKVTVPPAAPPPKNTPTLKTNAVSENTSPVSTKEEVDANGMRPRKPCNCNKSQCLKLYCDCFANGEFCYMCNCMNCYNNLENEEHRNRAIKACLERNPNAFRPKIGKAKDVAGDISIRKHTKGCNCKRSGCLKNYCECYEAKIACSNNCKCIGCRNIEDSVERKNIRHVNEKSTNTPVYTETLNANNNKIGQIRPRRTSSSRKQTINFITDDVIEATCQCLLTISDNADENVQDEEMTKHLIIEEFGRCLTEIIDCSSNRSIS; encoded by the exons atgaaatttgacTTGTTTACag aacAGGAAATAGTGgtagaaaatcaagaaatagTGGGACATGAAGAAGAAGTAGAAATGGAAGAAGTAGTGACTGAAGATGTCGAAGTTAGTTTAGATATATCCAATAAATCAGATGATCAGATATTTGACAATAGAACCACTAAAATGACTGTGGTACCTCCATTAAGACCATTAACTATTGCTCCAAAACCAACGAAAATGCCTCTTACCGTCAAGTCTGTTGGGGGTCAACCGTTACTACTATTGCAGG gaacTGGGGCGAATCAAGCAATCAAATTGGTAGCATCTCCAGGACAAGAAATCAATTTCGCCAATCTAATTTCTCGACCTGTAACTTTGAAACCCACATTCAAAACAATCTCTTCACAAAACAGCAATATTTCCCTTATTCAACAAAAACCAGTACTGATGAAAAAAGTACTGACGACTTCACAAAAAAACGTTACAAAACCTTTAACAGCAATAACAAAACCAGCTCAGCATTTCATGGTAGTACAAAAAGCCGATCAACAACAAATTAATGTATTGCAAACGCCTACCAAAACATTGACGTTACAGCAAGCGCAAGAAATGGGGTTGTTAACGAATGCTAAAATAACTCAACCCAGCCAATCGAGTGGAAAACAAACGGTTTTGCTAACAAAAAATCCTCAAAAGTCCATTAAAATCATACCACAAGTTAGTTCTCAACAAATTATTACAACAGGAGTCGGTACAAAAACTGTAACTTTGAATCAGTTAAAAGTACCGACCAAAATATTGCCGGCTGGTTCGAACTCTACTAATAAAAGTACACAAAGAATCATATTTAAATCTGCATCGGGAAATCAGACTATTTTACCGCAAGCACAAATTTTACAGGTGTCTGCTGCTCAAACTTTAAATACAGGACAATTGCATCAAATCAACATACCCGGTAGAGGG ATGcagtatattaaatttattacgaCAAATACATCCGATTCCAATACCACTACTACCACTGGAACTACAATCAAAACAACACCAGTAGTAACACCAACCAATATTGTTTTATCTGAAGTTAAG CCAGTATCGCCGTTAAACAGAATCATCCCAAAAATCCACCCCAAAGACAAACTTCCAATTTCTCCTATAAGTAAGCCTTTAAATACCACTCCTTTAATGGTTATTCCCGCTCACATTCCCGTTACTCAACAGGTTCCAGTTTCCAAGGTTACTGTTCCACCTGCAGCACCGCCTCCGAAAAATACACCAACCCTGAAGACAAATGCTGTATCTGAAAATACCTCACCGGTTTCAACGAAAGAAGAAGTCGATGCTAATGGCATGAGACCGAGAAAACCTTGCAACTGTAATAAATCACAGTGCTTAAAATTATATTGTGATTGTTTTGCAAATGGTGAGTTTTGTTACATGTGCAACTGTATGAACTGTTATaacaatttggaaaatgaagaaCATAGGAATAg agcAATTAAAGCTTGCCTTGAAAGAAATCCCAACGCGTTTAGGCCGAAAATTGGAAAGGCAAAAGATGTAGCAGGAGATATTTCAATAAGGAAACACACGAAAGGTTGCAATTGCAAGAGATCaggttgtttgaaaaattattgtgaatgtTACGAG GCAAAAATCGCTTGTTCGAATAACTGCAAATGCATTGGTTGTCGAAACATCGAAGATTCCGTCGAAAGGAAAAATATTAGACATGTTAATGAGAAATCTACCAATACTCCTGTATATACTGAAACCCTTAATgctaataataacaaaattggtcAAATTCGACCTAGACGAACCTCCAGCTCGAG aaaacaaaccatcaattttatAACAGACGACGTTATAGAAGCCACCTGTCAGTGTTTGCTAACAATATCTGACAATGCCGACGAAAATGTACAAGACGAAGAAATGACTAAACACCTCATTATAGAAGAATTCGGAAGATGTCTTACAGAAATAATCGACTGTTCATCGAATCGTAGTAtaagttaa
- the LOC130898521 gene encoding protein lin-54 homolog isoform X1: MSFSDKGNGEDTESMETMNVENANLDNSLSSLISNDIQNLSELSQELTLTTDMETEEQEIVVENQEIVGHEEEVEMEEVVTEDVEVSLDISNKSDDQIFDNRTTKMTVVPPLRPLTIAPKPTKMPLTVKSVGGQPLLLLQGTGANQAIKLVASPGQEINFANLISRPVTLKPTFKTISSQNSNISLIQQKPVLMKKVLTTSQKNVTKPLTAITKPAQHFMVVQKADQQQINVLQTPTKTLTLQQAQEMGLLTNAKITQPSQSSGKQTVLLTKNPQKSIKIIPQVSSQQIITTGVGTKTVTLNQLKVPTKILPAGSNSTNKSTQRIIFKSASGNQTILPQAQILQVSAAQTLNTGQLHQINIPGRGMQYIKFITTNTSDSNTTTTTGTTIKTTPVVTPTNIVLSEVKPVSPLNRIIPKIHPKDKLPISPISKPLNTTPLMVIPAHIPVTQQVPVSKVTVPPAAPPPKNTPTLKTNAVSENTSPVSTKEEVDANGMRPRKPCNCNKSQCLKLYCDCFANGEFCYMCNCMNCYNNLENEEHRNRAIKACLERNPNAFRPKIGKAKDVAGDISIRKHTKGCNCKRSGCLKNYCECYEKQSFLYVDPSYSIIKTVDDPYHVSNTLKIGLAKIACSNNCKCIGCRNIEDSVERKNIRHVNEKSTNTPVYTETLNANNNKIGQIRPRRTSSSRKQTINFITDDVIEATCQCLLTISDNADENVQDEEMTKHLIIEEFGRCLTEIIDCSSNRSIS; the protein is encoded by the exons aacAGGAAATAGTGgtagaaaatcaagaaatagTGGGACATGAAGAAGAAGTAGAAATGGAAGAAGTAGTGACTGAAGATGTCGAAGTTAGTTTAGATATATCCAATAAATCAGATGATCAGATATTTGACAATAGAACCACTAAAATGACTGTGGTACCTCCATTAAGACCATTAACTATTGCTCCAAAACCAACGAAAATGCCTCTTACCGTCAAGTCTGTTGGGGGTCAACCGTTACTACTATTGCAGG gaacTGGGGCGAATCAAGCAATCAAATTGGTAGCATCTCCAGGACAAGAAATCAATTTCGCCAATCTAATTTCTCGACCTGTAACTTTGAAACCCACATTCAAAACAATCTCTTCACAAAACAGCAATATTTCCCTTATTCAACAAAAACCAGTACTGATGAAAAAAGTACTGACGACTTCACAAAAAAACGTTACAAAACCTTTAACAGCAATAACAAAACCAGCTCAGCATTTCATGGTAGTACAAAAAGCCGATCAACAACAAATTAATGTATTGCAAACGCCTACCAAAACATTGACGTTACAGCAAGCGCAAGAAATGGGGTTGTTAACGAATGCTAAAATAACTCAACCCAGCCAATCGAGTGGAAAACAAACGGTTTTGCTAACAAAAAATCCTCAAAAGTCCATTAAAATCATACCACAAGTTAGTTCTCAACAAATTATTACAACAGGAGTCGGTACAAAAACTGTAACTTTGAATCAGTTAAAAGTACCGACCAAAATATTGCCGGCTGGTTCGAACTCTACTAATAAAAGTACACAAAGAATCATATTTAAATCTGCATCGGGAAATCAGACTATTTTACCGCAAGCACAAATTTTACAGGTGTCTGCTGCTCAAACTTTAAATACAGGACAATTGCATCAAATCAACATACCCGGTAGAGGG ATGcagtatattaaatttattacgaCAAATACATCCGATTCCAATACCACTACTACCACTGGAACTACAATCAAAACAACACCAGTAGTAACACCAACCAATATTGTTTTATCTGAAGTTAAG CCAGTATCGCCGTTAAACAGAATCATCCCAAAAATCCACCCCAAAGACAAACTTCCAATTTCTCCTATAAGTAAGCCTTTAAATACCACTCCTTTAATGGTTATTCCCGCTCACATTCCCGTTACTCAACAGGTTCCAGTTTCCAAGGTTACTGTTCCACCTGCAGCACCGCCTCCGAAAAATACACCAACCCTGAAGACAAATGCTGTATCTGAAAATACCTCACCGGTTTCAACGAAAGAAGAAGTCGATGCTAATGGCATGAGACCGAGAAAACCTTGCAACTGTAATAAATCACAGTGCTTAAAATTATATTGTGATTGTTTTGCAAATGGTGAGTTTTGTTACATGTGCAACTGTATGAACTGTTATaacaatttggaaaatgaagaaCATAGGAATAg agcAATTAAAGCTTGCCTTGAAAGAAATCCCAACGCGTTTAGGCCGAAAATTGGAAAGGCAAAAGATGTAGCAGGAGATATTTCAATAAGGAAACACACGAAAGGTTGCAATTGCAAGAGATCaggttgtttgaaaaattattgtgaatgtTACGAG AAACAAAGTTTCTTATATGTAGATCCCAGTTATAGTATAATCAAAACCGTAGATGATCCCTATCATGTTTCCAATACCCTAAAGATTGGTCTA GCAAAAATCGCTTGTTCGAATAACTGCAAATGCATTGGTTGTCGAAACATCGAAGATTCCGTCGAAAGGAAAAATATTAGACATGTTAATGAGAAATCTACCAATACTCCTGTATATACTGAAACCCTTAATgctaataataacaaaattggtcAAATTCGACCTAGACGAACCTCCAGCTCGAG aaaacaaaccatcaattttatAACAGACGACGTTATAGAAGCCACCTGTCAGTGTTTGCTAACAATATCTGACAATGCCGACGAAAATGTACAAGACGAAGAAATGACTAAACACCTCATTATAGAAGAATTCGGAAGATGTCTTACAGAAATAATCGACTGTTCATCGAATCGTAGTAtaagttaa
- the LOC130898521 gene encoding protein lin-54 homolog isoform X5, translating to MSFSDKGNGEDTESMETMNVENANLDNSLSSLISNDIQNLSELSQELTLTTDMETEEQEIVVENQEIVGHEEEVEMEEVVTEDVEVSLDISNKSDDQIFDNRTTKMTVVPPLRPLTIAPKPTKMPLTVKSVGGQPLLLLQGTGANQAIKLVASPGQEINFANLISRPVTLKPTFKTISSQNSNISLIQQKPVLMKKVLTTSQKNVTKPLTAITKPAQHFMVVQKADQQQINVLQTPTKTLTLQQAQEMGLLTNAKITQPSQSSGKQTVLLTKNPQKSIKIIPQVSSQQIITTGVGTKTVTLNQLKVPTKILPAGSNSTNKSTQRIIFKSASGNQTILPQAQILQVSAAQTLNTGQLHQINIPGRGMQYIKFITTNTSDSNTTTTTGTTIKTTPVVTPTNIVLSEVKPVSPLNRIIPKIHPKDKLPISPISKPLNTTPLMVIPAHIPVTQQVPVSKVTVPPAAPPPKNTPTLKTNAVSENTSPVSTKEEVDANGMRPRKPCNCNKSQCLKLYCDCFANGEFCYMCNCMNCYNNLENEEHRNRAIKACLERNPNAFRPKIGKAKDVAGDISIRKHTKGCNCKRSGCLKNYCECYEEETPFH from the exons aacAGGAAATAGTGgtagaaaatcaagaaatagTGGGACATGAAGAAGAAGTAGAAATGGAAGAAGTAGTGACTGAAGATGTCGAAGTTAGTTTAGATATATCCAATAAATCAGATGATCAGATATTTGACAATAGAACCACTAAAATGACTGTGGTACCTCCATTAAGACCATTAACTATTGCTCCAAAACCAACGAAAATGCCTCTTACCGTCAAGTCTGTTGGGGGTCAACCGTTACTACTATTGCAGG gaacTGGGGCGAATCAAGCAATCAAATTGGTAGCATCTCCAGGACAAGAAATCAATTTCGCCAATCTAATTTCTCGACCTGTAACTTTGAAACCCACATTCAAAACAATCTCTTCACAAAACAGCAATATTTCCCTTATTCAACAAAAACCAGTACTGATGAAAAAAGTACTGACGACTTCACAAAAAAACGTTACAAAACCTTTAACAGCAATAACAAAACCAGCTCAGCATTTCATGGTAGTACAAAAAGCCGATCAACAACAAATTAATGTATTGCAAACGCCTACCAAAACATTGACGTTACAGCAAGCGCAAGAAATGGGGTTGTTAACGAATGCTAAAATAACTCAACCCAGCCAATCGAGTGGAAAACAAACGGTTTTGCTAACAAAAAATCCTCAAAAGTCCATTAAAATCATACCACAAGTTAGTTCTCAACAAATTATTACAACAGGAGTCGGTACAAAAACTGTAACTTTGAATCAGTTAAAAGTACCGACCAAAATATTGCCGGCTGGTTCGAACTCTACTAATAAAAGTACACAAAGAATCATATTTAAATCTGCATCGGGAAATCAGACTATTTTACCGCAAGCACAAATTTTACAGGTGTCTGCTGCTCAAACTTTAAATACAGGACAATTGCATCAAATCAACATACCCGGTAGAGGG ATGcagtatattaaatttattacgaCAAATACATCCGATTCCAATACCACTACTACCACTGGAACTACAATCAAAACAACACCAGTAGTAACACCAACCAATATTGTTTTATCTGAAGTTAAG CCAGTATCGCCGTTAAACAGAATCATCCCAAAAATCCACCCCAAAGACAAACTTCCAATTTCTCCTATAAGTAAGCCTTTAAATACCACTCCTTTAATGGTTATTCCCGCTCACATTCCCGTTACTCAACAGGTTCCAGTTTCCAAGGTTACTGTTCCACCTGCAGCACCGCCTCCGAAAAATACACCAACCCTGAAGACAAATGCTGTATCTGAAAATACCTCACCGGTTTCAACGAAAGAAGAAGTCGATGCTAATGGCATGAGACCGAGAAAACCTTGCAACTGTAATAAATCACAGTGCTTAAAATTATATTGTGATTGTTTTGCAAATGGTGAGTTTTGTTACATGTGCAACTGTATGAACTGTTATaacaatttggaaaatgaagaaCATAGGAATAg agcAATTAAAGCTTGCCTTGAAAGAAATCCCAACGCGTTTAGGCCGAAAATTGGAAAGGCAAAAGATGTAGCAGGAGATATTTCAATAAGGAAACACACGAAAGGTTGCAATTGCAAGAGATCaggttgtttgaaaaattattgtgaatgtTACGAG GAAGAGACGCCATTTCACTGA